The Gossypium hirsutum isolate 1008001.06 chromosome D06, Gossypium_hirsutum_v2.1, whole genome shotgun sequence genome contains the following window.
GGAGGTTTCTTCATACTTGAAGAAGGTTGGTTACAACCCTGAGAAGATTCCATTCGTCCCTATCTCTGGTTTTGAGGGTGACAACATGATTGAGAGATCGACCAACCTTGATTGGTACAAGGGTCCAACTCTGCTCGAGGCTCTTGACCAGATCAATGAGCCCAAGCGACCCTCTGACAAGCCCCTTCGTCTCCCACTTCAGGATGTCTACAAGATTGGTGGTATTGGAACTGTCCCAGTGGGTCGTGTTGAAACTGGTATCCTCAAGCCAGGTATGGTTGTTACTTTCGGTCCTTCGGGATTAACCACTGAAGTTAAATCCGTTGAAATGCACCATGAGGCTCTTTCCGAGGCTCTTCCTGGTGACAATGTCGGTTTCAATGTTAAGAATGTTGCTGTCAAGGATCTCAAGCGAGGATTCGTTGCTTCTAACTCAAAGGATGATCCAGCGAAGGAGGCAGCCAACTTCACCTCCCAAGTCATCATCATGAACCATCCTGGCCAGATTGGAAACGGATATGCTCCTGTCCTTGATTGCCACACCTCCCACATTGCTGTCAAGTTTTCAGAAATCTTGACCAAAATCGATAGACGATCCGGTAAGGAGCTTGAAAAggagcccaagttcttgaagaacGGCGATGCTGGATTGATTAAGATGGTTCCCACCAAGCCCATGGTTGTGGAAACCTTTTCCGAGTATCCCCCACTCGGTCGTTTCGCTGTGAGAGACATGAGGCAGACAGTTGCTGTCGGTGTCATCAAGAATGTGGAGAAGAAGGATCCAACTGGAGCCAAGGTAACCAAGTCCGCTGCCAAGAAGAAGTGAACCGAACAAATTTTGGGTGATTCAAAAAACCTCTATTGTAGTGACTACAATAGAACTTTAGTTGTGTCCTTAATCCGAACTATAGTTACATGTTTTGATGGTTATCGTTTTAAGTTGTCACCGTCTTCTGGAGGATCTTCTTCACAGAACTGGGTTCTTGATAGACGGTGGTGAGGCTTAAATGATGTCTTTTATGTGCTCTTATTTTCCATTATATCATTCTCGAAACTTTTTAGCTCATTTCCTGGATTCTTcttgaatggtttaatcaatattttatatcattttaaattgtttttcatTTGTATTATCTCCATGAtcctttatgatttttattaatcttttctatcatttcatcagaaAAGTTTTTTTCTTCTccgattaaattttttaatttaatatcttgTTTTTCAGGATTCGaaatttcttctaattgattattagaacTTCCTcttatattaaacataaatatatattcatcgTTACTATCAGAATATGTTTCTGATATTAACTCATATAAAATTTCTTCAGGATTTGTTTCCTTTTGATAACATatttctaaatcttgttcttcaagacttttaattctttttccaACTTCTTTTCTTTTGGTAGAAAAGTTTTTGATTATATAATCTATTTTATTATCTAAAATATCTTTAAGttctttagaagtttttcttctagaaaattgatttgtaatataaccaaaaaaaattttattttctagtttcCTTTTGacttgtttattatattttttctttttatgcctaTGATGAGTATTAGGTTTTACACCTAACCATCCAAGTGAAGTTTTATTAATACATTCTCTCTTTTTAAGATTTTTCTCATTAAtagctaaattttttatattactaGTCAACATACTGGTTGTATATTGAACTTTACTTAAATCTTTAATCAAATAATCATCTGTTTGACTATctgattctatttttctttttctatatggATCTGGTGGTTCAATATCCATAAGTTCTGAAATATTTATAATCGGGGGTTGAGAGTATGAGCGGAAGGGAATATAGACTCTTTATTAACAAAAGGAAAAGTTACAAAAGATAAAACTCAAAAGAAAAGTATTTGGTAATTTACAAGATGTTATACAATTGGGCTTTCCTCCCTATTTATAGAggaattctaaaaattttatacaattatatTTTGAATCCCGAACAGTGTTTCTGATAAGGATCCGGCTTCTTTGTGGATGTGGTTGCTTCCACGTCTCCATCTTTTTGCATGGCTATGGTTGATTAATATTAACTCATATAAAATTTCTTCAGGATTTGTTTCCATTTGATAACATATTTCTAAATCTTATTCTTCaagactttttattatttttctagcattttttcctttattaggaCAATTACTAGCTATATGACCATCCTCatcacaaatcaaacatttacaaATTTGTTTCTTTGGTTTGAAAGTCTTTTTCCTAACCACTTTTTGATTTTTACCAGAGAATTTTTTATTACCTGGTTTAcattttcttaatctatattttttacgtttttatAAGTGTTGGGATATATTTGTTTACACCcaaattcccattcattttctaaaattttagaacAATATTTATGACTTAACTTATTTTTGACTTGTTTAGCCACTTTACTTTGCAAACAATGTAAAGTTATTCTTTCTTTTAAGAGTGcttatttgaatataaaaataatagaaaaagtcATCATTTTTTATGATGGTTTGTAGTAAAGATTTGACAACTGCtggaaaatcttttaaaagatgaaaagaaagatTTTGTACTACTATTTCTCTAACAAAACCCCATTCGATACTTGTTATATCAAACGGTTCATGATCCAATCTAAATTTTATAACTGGATATTCTTTACTTATAAAATAAAGTCTTAATCAAGTCTTAATCATCATTAAAACAATGATGATGTAAGCAGTGACAAAAGCAGCCGTGACACAAGCAGTGACAAAAGCGGTCATAAATGCAAGCATGACACATGGAATCAACCATAGCCATGCAAAAAGATGGAGACGTGGAAGCAACCACATCCACAAAGAAGCCGGATCCTTATCAGAAACACTGTTcgggattcaaaatacaattgtaTAGAATTTTAGAATTCCTCTATAAATAGGGAGGAAAGCCCAATTGTATAGCATCTTGAAAATTACCAAATACTTTCCTTTTGAGTTTTCTCTTTTGTAACCTTTTCCTTTTGATAATAAAGAGTCTATATTCCCTTCCGCTCATACTCTCAACCCCCCCGATTGGTATCAGAGGTGCCGGTGTAACGAGTTTTTGGAGAAATAATATCGTAATATTTATTGTAAGTTTTTGCCTTTGATTTACATTTCTGTTTGTTTTACAGTTGTTTGTTTCAAAACCTATATCTGTTTATCTGTCTTCTTGTTGCCGTTGAGTCCAGGGAGGACATTAGGCGTTGTGTGAAGACGTTAGGATAACAGGCCGGTCTTAGGTACCAGAGACAAACATTATGGAGCAAATCGAGTGTCaatttaaagataaaacttgTGATCATATTACGCATATAGACTCTAGAAACGAAAACAACGTTTCATCTCTGAGTAAGGGTATTAATAGTCTTGTTGATAtgacttctttttattttggtaGGTTATTTAGTAAAGTCAGTTCTgtagaagaaaaaataaataacttaagtaatataaaatatttagactTAAACCATGAGTCTAAAGAAATATTAACTAGTGTTAATAATAAACTAGATCaggttttaaataataatatcgaGTCCGATGTAAATTTAGGTCCTTTATATTACGGTAATAGTCAAGatcatatttttgttttatctgATGAAGAAAACACTTCATCTGATGAGTCGTTAtctatgttaaaaaattataaaaaacataaaaaaacgtAAAAAAGATGATACACAAAATGAATATGATTTTCAGTCCTATAAAACACTTATAGAATattggaaagaaaaatttactACTAGTAATGATCAActagaaagagttgaatatttaaaattaattgaagaactttatgaaaaacataaagatctttttagtatgtttaattatcattatatgttaaaatatgatgataGTAGTAGTTCGAGTAATTTTGAAAAAACAGAATTATATAAGaaacaatctgatgaagaaaaaactTTAACAGATCAGGATGAAGACATAAAAGtcttaacttataattctgaTGAAGAAACCACTTCATCTGAAGAAGTAGACGAAGAAATAAATATTCCAGAACTTATGGATACTGAACTACCAGATccatatagaaaaagaaaaattgagtcAGATAGTCAAACAGATGATTATTTGATTAAAGATATAAGTAAAGTTCAATATACAACCAGTGTGTTGActagtaatataaaaaaatttaactattgatgagaaaaatcctaaaaatagaGAATGTATTAATAAAACTTTACTTGAATGGTTAGGTGTAAAACCTAATACTCATCAtaggcataaaaagaaaaaatataataaacaagtCAAAGGGaaactagaaaataaaaaattttctagtcATATTATAAGTCAGTTTTCTAGAAGAAAATCTTCTAAAGAactcaaaaatattttagatAATAAGATAAGTTATATAGTCAAAAACTTTTCtaacaaaagaaaagaagttgaaaaaagaattaaaagtcttgAACAACAAGATTTAGAAATATGTTATAAGAAGGAAATAAATCCTTATAAAATTAAAtctgataaaaatgaaaaaatatttttattagaaaattttataaacaatAGAATAAAAAAAGTACAGACTATTATCCAACAAACGAAAATTGGGAAAATGATATTAttactttttcaaaatttcaacctaAAAAATACTATActtatattgaaattaattttcaatttagagaatataaaaaatattctttaCATGCATTATTAGATACTGGAATATAAAAAATGATgactttttctattatttttatattcaaataagTACTCTTATTGGTatttctgaaaaagaaagattttttcAGCCATATCAAATATGGGAAATTCGCAGAATGCTCGGAAGCCTCCGACTATCAGCTGTAAATGAAGATAAAGAATACTTGGCAAAAACAATTGACAAGTGTCAAGAAAATTCAAGCTGTTATCAAATCCAAGCCGGTGTTGATTTAATGGCTAAAGCTAAATATCTTCTTCAAGAAAGAAATTACCAATTCAGAACTGATGGAAGAAGAATATTAGCATATCATTCATATCTTATTGAAGAAAATGATGAAGGCATCAATCTGCTAAAAAAGATAACAGACATGAATACAGAATATTTTCCATCTAACATTCTGCAACAAATCAGAAGTACATGAGAAAATTGTCATCAAGATATATCTACCATTCATCATCTTGAGGGATGAATTATGATGGAAGCAACCGTTAATCACATCAAGATAGATTGATGATGCAAGCAAGATGGAAGCAGCCATTAATGCTTGATAAAGACATCCAGATGAAAACAAAAAGTCTTAATCAAGTCTTAATCATCATTAAAAAAATGATGATGTAAGCAGTGACAAAAGCGGCCCTGACACAAGCAGTGACAAAAGCGGTCATAAATGCAGGCATGACACATGGAATCAACCATAGCCGTGCAAAAATATGGAGACGTGGAAGCAACCACATTCAAAAAGAAGCCGAATCCTTATCAGAAACACTGTTcgggattcaaaatacaattgtaTAGAATTTTTAGAATTCCTCTATAAATAGGGAGGAAAGCCCAATTGTATAGCATCTTATAAATTACCAAATAATTTCCTTTTGAGTTTTCTCTTTTGTAACCTTTTCCTTTTGTTAATAAAGAGTCTATATTCTCTTCCGCTCATATGTCTAtagaatattttaatatattagacatataaaatacatattcTATATTCTATAGTACTAACTAGTTTAGAAGTACTAGAACTATTAATTTTTTCCATCATCCAATCTCTTGGAATTGACAGATCTCTTAAATCTAATAATTTTGGCTGTATTTCAGTAGTGAACCTGTTTGGTTCAAAgagttcaataattttattattaatttcttttatttctacttCAGCAGTATTTGTATATTCATTAATGGAAGTCCAGCTGATTGCTAGATTTTCTGCCAAATCATTaatatcagaattttttgtctgaattctAAGGCAAAGACACTCTTCTATTAGAGGATTTGTAATGGAAATAAAGtaatttggtttaactttaaatcctattacGCCTGTATGTAAATTAGACTGAATACCtccaataagtgcttttattagattttcaaatcttttatctaaaAGGACAGCTATAATAGGAATATCATGACCTCTTCTAAATAAAGCTCCAGTATTAATAAAAGTATTTagagaatattttttatattttctaaatagaaatgtgattttgatatttattccAACTTTTGACTTTTTATCAATTGTTTAAGTTTGAATTTATTCCATTCTAGTTTTTCTAGAATTATTACTAGGATCAGTAGGAAATATAGGAATTTGAACAGTTTTAATTCCTATTGGTGTACTGTTTGTACTAATATTATCCTCTTCTTCATCTAGTAGAGAACTAGAGGGTAAAACtaaattttcatttgcatttgttatacaattatttttaaaatacaatttattacctgatgacatatattctatagtacAAACTAGTTTAGAAGTACTAGAACTATTAATTTTTTCCATCATCCAATCTCTTGGAATTGACAGATCTCTTAAATCTAATAATTTTGGCTGTATTTCAGTAGTGAACCTGTTTGGTCCAAAgagttcaataattttattattaatctcttttatttctacttcagcaatatttgtatatttattaATGGAAGTCCAGCTGATTGCTAGATCTTCTGCCAAATCATTaatatcagaattttttgtctaaaTTCTAAGGCAAAGACACTCTTCTATTAGAGGATCTGTAATggaaataaagtaatttagtttaactttaaatcctattacGCATGTATGTAAATTAGATTGAATACCTCCAATAAgtacttttatttgattttcaaatcttttatctaaaAGGACAGCTATAATAGGAATATCATGACCTCTTCTAAATAAAGCTCTAATAGTAATCATGATTATACCTAAATGAATATATCTAACTTGAGGATATTTCTTTTTGAtccttttgattttttctttagtAAAGAGAGGGATTTCTGTTAATCCTCCTCTTGTATATTTAGCGACTGTTTTACCGCTAATTTTTTCTATATGTCTCTGAGTCCATATTTTGAACTTAAAGatcttatatatttcttctttagaaatatgatttttatcttttctatcatttcatcaaaaaaatctttttcttctccaattaaattttctaatttaa
Protein-coding sequences here:
- the LOC107891174 gene encoding elongation factor 1-alpha — encoded protein: MGKEKVHINIVVIGHVDSGKSTTTGHLIYKLGGIDKRVIERFEKEAAEMNKRSFKYAWVLDKLKAERERGITIDIALWKFETTKYYCTVIDAPGHRDFIKNMITGTSQADCAVLIIDSTTGGFEAGISKDGQTREHALLAFTLGVKQMICCCNKMDATTPKYSKARYDEIVKEVSSYLKKVGYNPEKIPFVPISGFEGDNMIERSTNLDWYKGPTLLEALDQINEPKRPSDKPLRLPLQDVYKIGGIGTVPVGRVETGILKPGMVVTFGPSGLTTEVKSVEMHHEALSEALPGDNVGFNVKNVAVKDLKRGFVASNSKDDPAKEAANFTSQVIIMNHPGQIGNGYAPVLDCHTSHIAVKFSEILTKIDRRSGKELEKEPKFLKNGDAGLIKMVPTKPMVVETFSEYPPLGRFAVRDMRQTVAVGVIKNVEKKDPTGAKVTKSAAKKK